Part of the Lolium rigidum isolate FL_2022 chromosome 6, APGP_CSIRO_Lrig_0.1, whole genome shotgun sequence genome, CTCGAGGCGACACAAACCCTATAAAACTAGCCACTCGAAGGTGCTCCCGTGGCCACCGACGCTGCTGGCGCCGGTGGTAACCCGATCGTCACAGACCGAGGGAGTGGATGAAGCACCCTGATTGTTCCTCTTCGCATGGGCGTGGGCATCACACATGCCATGCGAGGTGGGCTTACGACTCAACTCGGTGGAGCAGCTAGGCAGGCAAGGCTGATTTGCTAGGATGACCCCATCGATTTACGGTGGCAGGTCCTAATCTGGGCCCAATCTAGCCACTCGTTGGGGGCTGGAGTGATGGGGGGAGCTAGTGTGGGGGTGCAGCGGATGTCGTTGACGTCACCCACATCGGCATGATAGGTCTCTGGGCTCGGTTTGCGCCCGACCAGGGCTTCTCTGCTTTTGTGCACGACGCCGACCTGGTGTGGGTTCTGCCATGTCTATGATGCTTGCCTTCCAGCGCAAGATCGTCGACGATGGGCCGCAGTGTCCTAGGGCGAGGAGTCACCAGGACAGGGACACACGAGCTACCTAGCTTTGGAAATCTCATGATGGTGGCAAGGCCATATTGCTGCATGTTTAAAATTATTCGGGCAACAAGTGCGAGATTACAATGAGTTGAACTGTGCCTCAAGGGCTCCCACGATCTGGCTTATAAAAGCTCTGGATCTAGGGTTACGATGGTAGAGATCCTACTGGACACGACTAAGCCTAGAGTACACTAATTATTCCGTGTCGTGCATGGCACAAATCCGACCGGCCTTAATCATGGGCCGGATCAGACAGCTTGTCTCCAGGCCAGATCCCACCGCTTCTATGCTCCgtcaactgggccgcccggttgGTCCATaagcctcaccaccatctgtgggccatccCGGCTTGCTGGAATCAAGGCACTGATGTGGTATATCTAATTGGCATATCCTCAACTGTGGGGCTACTTGAAGGGTTGGAAGAAATCGATGTGCTGCTGCAGGACGACGACGATGCACACAAGCATTGTCACCTTTTTGAAGGCGTCGTCCAAGTAATTCAACCATGCCTCCTCCTCAACAaatggggaaaccctagacccaaCTTCCTGGTTCAGGCAACGACGAAGCTATGGCGTTGTATCCTTCTTGGAGGTGTTATCTAGGTTGCTCGTGGAGTCTGATGTCTGAAATCGGAGTCAAGGACGATCACTACTCGAGTCTGGGCATCTTGGGCGCAATGTACATTGGCATCGACTTTGCTTGCTATCCTCTAGTCTGGCCATGTCCTGTTGGGTCCACTCCCCGACTTCTTCCAGACACTTTGGGTGGTTTGTACATCGACGTGTGCCACCCCTGTAGCTAGGGTGTGCCTCCATTTTTCCGCTTTAGTTGTGATGCGGTCTCGAGGCCCTACCCCAGTCCggtgccttagagcatctccagtcgcgtcccccaaatgaggtttgggggaccgcggacaagaaatggggaaaaaagatgtccagtcgcgtcccccaaagctaattagcgcctcaatttgtgtccggcgtccccgtgaGAGACTCTATGCACGAGTCTCTCACGGGGACGCCGACTACAAAATAGCGTCCggacgcatgcatgcagcccctagtccccacatgctagtctctttcccacactttctctcacctacttttcccacatggggtggtcccttctattaaaatgcatgcatccggacgccgtttgagggacgcggctgggaaggacctctttttttacagatttttggtctctttttgtccggcgcggtcccaaacgtgccccaaatcatttgtgccggacgctttttgagggacgcaactggagatgctcttattggcCGGTGGTTGGGCAAGACGTGTGTGCTTGTTGTGTGTTTTTGGGTGTGCGTTGATTGCCGATTGGCTTCATGTGTAAGGGTTTTGGGTGTtgttttccttataaactggaTCAAAGTTTCTTCATTTAAACTTAGTACATAGACGTGCAGCTCTTCCACAAGTTCTCAAAACATAAAAAGACAGTTCGTAGGAGGATGGGCGAGAAATTTAGGACAATTTCGGACGGGGCAATGCCCTGCCCAGGAGCGTACGGCACCTGGTCCAGCCGGTAAGTGTAAGTCAGCCGTGTGAAAGCTCAAGGTACCCGATACAGTGAGCCTGAGAGCTAGCGCGCGGGAGAGCCAGAGCCACGGAAGTACTATTTGGTAGGTAGCAGGCATGGTGAGGAGAGCAAGAAGAGAAGAGACGAGAGATCCATCGAGATGGCGCCGATAAAGCTCGTGTCTTGACGTCAGCTCATTAGCTCAAGGTCAGTACTCGATATAGTTAGACTGAGAGCTAGCGGGAGAGCCAGAACCACGGAAGTATTTGGAAGGTAGCTAAGGTGAGCAGAGCAAGAAGAGAGGAGACGAGAGATCAAGCGAGATGGCGCCGATTAAGCTGTACGGGATGGCGCTCTCGGCGAACGTGGTGCGCGTAGCGGCGGTGCTGAACGAGAAGGGCCTCGACTTCGagatcgtcgatgtcgacctccgCACCGGCGCCCACAAGCACCCTGAATTCCTCGCGCTCAACGTACGCCTCTCACCCTGAGTTCCTCGCGAAGATTGGACAGCTTCGTGGCTGCTAATTTTACATCCTGTTGCAGCCTTTCGGCCAGATCCCCGCGCTGCAGGACGGGGACGAAGTTCTATACGGTAATTAACTGCACATCCGTCAGTGCTCTGTAGTTTAGGCAGATCAGATCTGGTAGATTTCGTTCCACATGTCTTTGCGGAAGAATATACCTTTGCACTCTCTATGTTCTCACTTCTCAGGAGTATATAATTTCATCCTCTGATCTGATCCATGATCTATCCAGACTTTCAGAATAAAATTTGCAGTACTTGATTTGGCCTTATAGATTAGTGCAAGAATATACTCTATCGTTGACGAACCCGGCGATTCTTGGAATCTAAGACCAGCCACGAGGTGAGCTAATCAATCACCCAGATTAACCAAACGCGCTTGTTGCAGAGTCCCGCGCCATCAACCGGCACATCGCGACCAAGTACAAGACGCAAGGCCCGGACCTTGTCCCGACGCCGTCGGCGAAGCTGGAGACGTGGCTCGAAGTCGAGTCGCACCACTTCTACCCGGCCGTGTCGCCGCTGGTGTTCGAGCTCCTCATCAAGCCCATGCTCGGCGGCGCGCCCGACGCCGCCGTGGTCGACAAGCACGCCGCGGACCTCGCCAAGGTGCTCGACGTCTACGAGGCACACCTCGCCAAGGGCAACAAGTACCTCGCCGGCGACGCCTACACGCTCGCCGACGCCAACCATCTGAGTTACATGTTCATGCTGAGCAAGACCTCCAAGGCGGAGCTCGTGGCGTCCAGGCCCCATGTGAAGGCATGGTGGGACGACATCTCCGCCCGCCCCGCGTGGCTCAAGACCGTCGCCTCCGTCCCCCTCCCGCCCGGCGCTTAAGTGCCGGTGCCGGCGCGCGGTGTCGTGCCGTCCGTTGCTTCGGTGTGATCAATGTGGGGTTTGCTTGTCTAGCCGCGAGAGTTGAATAAATCGAGATGTTTAGTTTATCAGTACTCTGCACGAAATAAACAATCGGTTATTGTCAGTGAATTCTGTTCTTGCAACAGAAAATGTAGGTGAATCTCTGGTGTTACTGCTTTCAGAAGGAACTTTCGGATTCCTACGGTTGATGTTTTTTCTTTCGGTTTTGCTAAGTCTCAGGTGACTGAGATTTTTCTATGTCTCAGTGAacgaaaataaaaataatagGCCACGTGCCCTTGGGTAGTCGAACTCAGGACCTCTGGAATCCAGCATGAGAATCTGGATAAGAGGAGCGATGTCAATACCAGCATGAGAACAGTTCGTTACGATTCTCCTACTTCAGGTATATatagcatattgcacttgttttgTTTCATTTTGTACAAATAGCAAAGTAGACAACATTtgtgcttataatattttcttatgCCTTTTTTatgattatttatattatttttgcatttttatttgatATTCATAAAAAATGCTTTATATgtattatatatttttattatttATGTTGGttgtatttttctgttttttataaTATATATAGATTTCATCGGGTTTTTAATATGAGTTACATTTTTTTCTCAAGAAGTGTGCAACTAGTAAAGTTTTCCATAcgagttttaatttttttttacgaAATGTGCAACTAGCAACCAATTATTGATTATTGATT contains:
- the LOC124661880 gene encoding glutathione S-transferase 3-like; translated protein: MAPIKLYGMALSANVVRVAAVLNEKGLDFEIVDVDLRTGAHKHPEFLALNPFGQIPALQDGDEVLYESRAINRHIATKYKTQGPDLVPTPSAKLETWLEVESHHFYPAVSPLVFELLIKPMLGGAPDAAVVDKHAADLAKVLDVYEAHLAKGNKYLAGDAYTLADANHLSYMFMLSKTSKAELVASRPHVKAWWDDISARPAWLKTVASVPLPPGA